The stretch of DNA AAGTTTACACAGGGTACTGGCGCTGTCAGGGCACTGGCCCCTCTTCCGCGCCAGCTTTTTTCACTTTCTACCCATGCGCAGCGCGGCGCGGGCCCGTCAGTCCGTGACCTTTCTCTCGTTTTACTACCTACCGCATGCCAATGACAACCTGGTCCACTGGCGGTGGTCCCGGCGCGTCAGACTAAGGTAAATCCACCGTCCACACCAGCACCACTACCACGTGGCCCGCCCCTGTCCTTGAAAGGTCGCCCATGTGCAACGGCCTCCAGTACGAAAGGACATCGTTAATTTCTCATCAGCGGGTGACTTGACTTGTGCGGAAGGGAATCAGCGATGGGTCCCGCATGTCAGCCGCGGCCGTCCCCGAGGCCTCGGAACTGATGCCCCGGCCCCTTTTGGCCGTTACCGTTACGCTTTTGCTCCTCCCGATGAACGCCTTTCGGCCGCGTTCCGCTTCCGAAGAGGGTGGTCACTCGCCTGTCACTGACTCGTGGGCTCAGAGACCCGTGGCCCGCATGGCAGGGAGCCGAGTGCGTCGTACCACAAGTTGTGGCCCATGAAAAACAGAGCCTCCGACTCGACCGTGATTCCACCCATCAACCCACCGGCTCGTAGCTTGATTCACCCTTTTTTTAACGGTTTTTTTCACACGCTaaggcctcctttcgttcataggatagaaatgttatagaaataggaaaatcataggaagtgagatgacatgcatcttaATTTCTATAAAGAAATAGAtgtcatttgatgcataggataggaatttttccattgagtcttaGCTAATGTTTTTTTTCTTCAAAATGTGAAGGATTCattcctatcctacataggaatagaaaatcattcctacaaaccaaagggcttcaaAGGAAATTTTTCTTTGCAAATCGTATCCTATAGAAATCTTATGAAATTCCTACAAACCAAAAGAGGCGTAAACGTGACCTCTTTTTTTTCAGGGGCTAGTACACGTGAACTCTCCGATGCTTCACAGTACAATATGTTCCAGTCTCTTTTTTTTCCACAGGGAGATATTGCTTTTTCAGGGGATACGGGGATGTTGCAAACATACTCTCGCGATGAAATTTTTAGACAGGTTTGCATATTGAAAATAGGCCATCTATATGCCAAATAGCCACAGAAATAGAGGGAGCATAATTCTTTCTTTGGCGAAAAATATATATTGATTCGACCTTGATATTGATGTCTACACGTGAACTATGTGAATTACCATGGTCATGCTCACCATATATATATGGTCCGTTTGCCCATGCCCATGGAGGACAGAGGTTTCATATACGCTAGGCGAAATGACAACACTAACTTTTGGTGGATTTATCTTATGAATCATAAGTTATTGTAATAACTCAGAGTATTCTAGTAATGGACTATCGCATCGTGAATCTTTTATTCTTGCCTACTTCAAGATATGATGACTAATTAAAAAATATATCAACCTCAATCATAACTCATTTTTCAGAAGCATAACTCAATTGAAGAACATGCTTTTTTATTACCAATGATGGCATAGTTCGTATGGCTACAATATGTATTTGGTCCAAATTGCTCAGTGTGCCTAAAGCTATATTATTGTTATTTGTTGTGGGAAGTGTTTAGAACTATATTGCCTACAGAGAGATGAAATACCTTGGATTCACATGCATGCAACGCCTAAAATGTGTTAGTTATGTCTCACAAGTTACCAGAACTACCTAAAAGGAGAATAAATGTTACAATACTAAACAAGAGGTGAGAATGGGACTAGGATATCAAATAAATGAAATATATCTCTTGTATCATAAAGAGCATTCCTATATCATGAAAAAGTCCATATCTTAAATATGTTTCACTATAAATAATTTTATCCCACCTCAAATACAAATTTCATTTTCACACTTATTTTCACACCACACAAGATGACACTTCGGTGCAAGGGAAATCGCATGGATCAACTCATGCATGACTATTGATGCATATAGTTGCTTTTAGGTGTGTTGGCTGCATATTACTCATAAGAGATTATATAACAAAAGTACATTGGAATTATTTAATTGGCAACATGGCTCTTGGAGCCTGGCAAAGAACTAATTTAGAAAAGAGAAACAACTAATGTTTGCTAGAAATCATCAGTGTCACATCATAATCACCAGTAGCCATGGGTTAATAATGTGCTAAAGTGCAAAATTAAATAAGAGAAAGCAACAGTTTTCACCATCATGCTACTGCTATCTTCTATATCTCCTAGTGACATGAATGAGCACCCAAGAAGATAGCTTTTTTACCACCTAGACTTAATTTGGCTATTTGAGGACCATTGCATCATATTTGTCATAAACCAGACACACTGGATCGATATTTAGGTAAGCCGCCGCCTGCTCTCTGAAAAAACTTAGAGTTCCTATACCTTTTGCTGGTGTTGTCGCCGGTCCGCCTCATCTCCGATGGCCTTAGAGCCATACGGTTCAGTGCATCTCGACCCGTGCTGGCGGGAGAGCTTCAGTTTTAGATGTTTCTTTgaattttgttagggtttgtgtcctactCAGGAAGGCGAGACAGCggcggctccctgaagatggaataaggtcCTCCCCGCCTAGCCCCGTCCATATTACCCGCCTAGCCCCGTCCATATGGTGCGTCTAGCGTCACTAGATGGGTGTGGAAGTGTGCCTCCGGCGGATCTTGCAAGATTCGGTCCCCGGTTGCTTTTGGTGGATTTACTCGATCTGATCATTGTTTGTCTCTGTTCGTGTGTTTTCAGTTTGAATCCATCTGATCTACGTCTCTTCATCAGTGATGGTTGTTATTCTAGTGCGCCGGTCCTATGGGGTCTTAATGCGATGAATTCCTGACtatctactacaacaagttttgtCTGGGTCCGGTGAGGGAGGGGTGACGAGAGCGGCATGCCTTCGGCTCGCTTTAGTGCTTGTAGTGGTCACTAGGTGGCCTACAGATCTAaatataatttttattatttcctAGTGTTCATTGTACTCTCATGGTTGAAGATGAATATATTGGAAGTGTTTCCACCAAAAAACTAAATAGGTGGTGTTATAAGGAGATGGTTGTTCTGATCCCGAGCTCATGTGAGCTCGCCTGAACAACAAAATAAAAAAGTTGTAAAattattcaaaaaaaattcccatTTTTGTTATGTTTTCCACGAATGTCATCCGGTAATGAAAGATTTGACAATGTTTGGCCCAAAAAACTCAgattttttgaattttatttgattttactttttttttgaaattttcacCGGGGAAGGAGGGGAGGCCTCTCAACCACCTGAATATATTCCATCGAATTTTCCTAGAAGCCTCGCAGCTCCATACAAGATAGGTTCAAGCGAACCAGAATACACGGGGGGATACAAGAGGAGATACAACCGAAAAAcgcacacacgcgcgcgcgcgcacacacacacacacatatccaGCCGAACCTCCGGAAGACCCGCCGAGGAAAGGGCACAGAAGAAGGCCTTTCGACGATCCAAAGCCGGATGCACCACCACCCCTGACCGCCATTCCAAATATCACCAGCACAACCAGCAAGGAGGAGGACCTCAACTTACACCTTCATCTGACCAAACAAGGAGAAGAGTCTTGAACGTTGGCCGTCTGGTCGCCACCCAACAACACCCAGTGGAGAAGGGGGGCCATATGGGAACGAGGTGATCCAGAGAGGAGGATAACGCCCCCGCTGACCCGGCTTCAGATGAAAATTCAGACCCACTCCCGTGCATGGACGAGCCAAGATCACGCAGACGGAGCACCACCACCCTACTCCATCACTCCCCGCATTCCTACAGCAAGCGACCATCAATCTCATCAACCCCAGCACGACTCCAAGATGATGCCTTCACAAAGGGACACGACGCATGTTGCACCGCCATCATCCGAACCAGGAGGACCTGGACTAGGGATTTCCCCCGGAGTCAATGAAGAGGAATAGCAGCCTCACAACGACGCCTCTAAGAAGAATTGTGGCGCCCACAGGCGTCGCCATCGCCGGCTCCTGACGGAGCCGGgggttccccccccccccccgatctGCAACTACGCCCTCCCATTGCACTGCGGCCGATTGCTGAGAAATCCAGCACAGATGCAGGTCTGCACCGCCACAGCGCCAAACACCACATCACCGCCACCACCAGCCAGGACGACCGCGGCCACACCACCATCACCCTCGCCGGCTGTGGACCCGCACGGCCCAGATCTGGCCACCCGGAGAAGCCGCCAACAGAGAGTCAGGAGACTCCCCACGACCACCACGCGAGGGGATGCAATGCCAAGCAGCCGGAAGGTGTCGCATGCAGGCATGGCCGCCGGCAAGAGCTGCGCCGCGACCCCCCACGCGCTGGCCCAGATCGGACCTGCACCTTCGCCACGCAACCGCAGGCCAACAGGCGCAACCCAGCTCCACCTTGCGGCACGGCCGACGCCCCGAGCCGCCACCTCCGCGCCGAGGGGAAgcaaccgccgccgcccgccaccgcgcGGCCAGATCCAGCGCGCCACGACGCCCTCCTCTGACGACGAGAACGGCCGGGAAACAACAGATGCGCCCCGCCACCACCTTCTTCGGGACGCGCCGGCGCCCCTCGAGTGGCGGCGAGACGGGGCGAGGGTGGGAGGAGGAACGCGGCGGCGCGACGGATGGACCCCCGTGTCGCCAGAGGAGGGGCCCACATGACCTCAGGATTAGAACAACACTTTCGGTGTTATAAACTCTAATGGAGACCCTTCATGCTGTAGTTTAGAGAATAGCTCGACGTTTCTTACTATTAATGCAAGAATGTAATTGTGGACACAACTCTAGACTTGCTAATTGTTTTCGATGGTCTTAATGTCGAACGGTGATCTCTTAGATCAAACAGTAGCTATCTTGGTTCCCCTGTAAAGTGCTGGTTTTTCTTTCTGGAATCCTATTATTGTTGGATACCAATCATGACTTAGAATATTGACCTTCTTCGCCAAGATATGAAGATTCCCTTGAAAAGATTATCCTTTTTCCTTGTAGTAGCTGTGGTGGCACAAGTTAGACAATTGGACCCCGAACGTAAACCATCACACGGAAGGATTATTGTTAATCATGAAGGCACTGCCTTGCTGTCGTGGCGCAGTGGTTGGCTCATGCATCCAATCCAAGCATTATTCTGAACCCTTAAAAGCCAGGCCAGTCTCCACAAATCTCCGGACTAAACTACGTACAACAACGCAGCAAAAGAGTTCAAACAAAAAATACGCAGCAAAAATACATGGGCAAAGCATCGGACTCGCCTGTCTTCCAACaaaaaagagagagggagagaaatAGACAAGCAAAAGACCCACGCGTGAATCACTCCACGCTGGCCGTGGGGGCGCATGTGCTGCGGACAGGCCGACTATACGCTGGAGCGTGGCCCGCGCCGTATCTCCAGGGAAAGGTACGAGCGCTCCGGGAGGGAGGGGAGGGACGGCGGAGTGCGGAGCAGCGGACGGTCGAGATCTGCCGCGAGCCGACCGTTTGGGCCCCGTGCTGCTGCAAACGTGCAGGGGTAGTATTGCCATTCCGGGTGGCTCATAGGACCGTGCCCCTTTTGCCGGTACAGATACTGCAGATTCCGCCATGCCGCTCGCCCGCCGCCCACCGCCGTCCACCACCGTGCCACCGCCAAAAACGGCCTctacgtcaagtttttactggtCTTATAGACGCCCTTATAAAACGGGCCGTGCTACGCGTCCGGCACGGGTCCTTCGGTCGTTTCTCTTTCTTATTTTCTGTAACAAGTCTTGTTGCAAAACCTCTGTTATAAACATGACTTTTCTTGCAAAAGCATCGCAGACCTCTTGTTGTATTTCTGTAATAAGATCCTTATTGCAAATTTTGCAACAACATCTCTAGCCTTTTCTTTGTATTCCTGTAACAAAACCTTTGTTTCAAAATAATAATATAGAAAACATGTTGCAGAAGCTCGTCACGCACATCGTATTCCTGCAACAAGACATTTGTTGGATTTTGTTTTGCAACAGAAACCATGTTGCAAAAACTCATCATTGCATCGTAGTTGCACTAGCTTCGCCGCCGTCATTCGCAACAACATCGTTGTTGCAGAAACTCAGTTGCGGATCTCCTCGAGGGAGCCGGTCGCCCGCGGGAGGTCTCCCCCGATTGTAGCTTTGGGGTGCCATGGCTTGCTGCAAAAAGGGAGTGGGAGGTGTAAGGGTTGCTTGCTGCAAGGGACAAGGAAAAGCCATGGCTGCTTGCTGCCAGGAGCAGCAAAACCCCGCTGGCTGCTTGCTTGCAGTGACGTGAGATATTTTGGGGGAGAAGAAGATGCCTTGATTTCTATGGAAGAGATAAAATTGAGAGGAAGACACGAGTCAAGGTGGCACGTGGCAGACGGTAGAGGCGGTCGATGTTCGTGTGAGATCCGCCGATGGAAAGGTAGCATTTCCCTTTATAAAACCACCTTTACTGTGAGTATTTTATGGGAACTGTTGGAGTTACTCCGTTGTGCACTTGCCCTAGTGCCTTTTCTTTTATAACGCACACTATTGGACATATATTTTTTCTTAAAAAAGGGCTAAGGCCGTATATTAAGTGGTTTTCCTACTTACAAAAAAAACATTGCATTAAAAAAATTAGGGGTGCGGAAATCTTCTTCCTCATGCATCCATCGACAATGTAATGTGAGCGTAGATTGATGCTGTTTCTGGGCTTCCACGCCAGTGGAGCAAACTTATTTAAACCGATGAGCTTGTAGAAGCAGCCTCCGAGAAGTCGTCTACGCAAACAAGGAGACGTAGCGATATGTGAAGGAAATCACCGCCATGGAGAAGAAAACACCGAAAAGGGGCTGTAGAAACTCCGAAGACCACGAAAGCTGGTTGAATCTAGATGAACCCACCACAAAATCGACGGATCTCGATACACCCGCAGGAGACACAGCTCCACACGCCCTCCCGTCGATGGTGATGAGCACACCAACGAAACAGGAAAAGGGCAAGAAAGACATTATTCCTACACTGGGATACCATCACCGCCTTGCCGTCTCAAACGAGACATGAAGACTCCCTAAAGAAAACCTGAGACAAATCACCGTTTCTGATGTACGATAGCTCCGGGTTTGATGTCGAGGTGGCTGCCACCCAGGACCATATATGCACCGACGCCCTCTTCTCTGGTGACCTAGCCAGGCCGAGCAGCCGTTGGAGATTGTCATGCTGGATCACCGACCTCGTCGTTTGGCATCGCATGTTGAAGATCGTACCTCCGTAACTCATCACCATCGCCAACCCACAACAACCCACCAACTCCGCGGCAGGTCCCCTACGAGTAACAACCTCCCTGTTGGCGCCTACGTCGTTTGGCTTTGCTATGCGATGGGGAGGCAACTAGGTGGTGGCTAGGGTTTTAGTCGCTCGCGTCAACCCTCCCGCATGAAGCGTTTCAATAAATAAGAGGCATTGTGACATGAGTAACCACGAGCCGCATATAACCAACAAAGAGGGTTCTTCCTTGAGATGCTAACACTTTTCTCTGCCGGGAACTACAAACTTTGATATTGTAGAAAGTAGACCACCTCCAACAGACACTAAAATGGGGCAACATGGAATAAAAGTTTACTCAACATTGTATAATGAGACATCAAGGATGTCCTTTTGTGACACTAAAGTACAAGTAATATAGTTGAGCAAACTATAGCATGAACTTTCTAGCAATTCCACACATTAGATTTTACAAGGAAGGTGAAAGACGATATGTTGTATTGATCCTTGGTTTATAAGGGCATACAATGATGCTATCTTAGAAGTGGCACGTAGGATAAATGTTGAAGTGAAGGAGAAAGAAATCATAAGAAAATGTTTGTCTTCCTCTTATTTAAAAGATAATCTCTTAGCACGATACGTCTCACCATTAAAAATAGTTaattattgaagataaggctaaaAGATAACTCATTGCACACATACTTTTATTATCACTTTTAAATACATGTAATACTTAAGATAAGATTATCTTATCAACCACTGAACATGTCCTAAGTGCAAAAAGTGTCTACCATTTTCGAGCTGTTAACTTTCGTACGGAACACTATTTTCACATGAAAAAACATGGCTGCTGTCATCGTAGACACTTTATACTAACATATAAACCGAGGAGCAAACAAGTCATGCTTTACACATGAATGTTTACCTAGCGCGGACCGATTTATCTGTGTTCTCACAAGAGTCATGTCTTTTACCAAGAAAAGACAAAGCATCTGAATTTCTTTGCTGCAAAGCAACAGCCTAGAATGGGCAACCCATCTGTCCAACGCAGGACCGTGCTGCTGTCAAGGACAGCACAACACAACACACGAAGGGAAAATGAAGCACGAAATCAGCGCAGGTAAAAAAAACCCAACTTATACCACTTGCTCGGCATATATACTGACAAACAAAAGCAGTCTGCCGTTTGTTAGATCGCAGGCACTAACAAATTGACAAACCCACCAGCGCACTGTGCCATAAATACCCCTCCGCTCCTCTCCCCCGTTTCTcctctccttctctctcttcttcctcttcctctccccttcaccggcctcctccttcctccgcTTCCTCCTCACGCCCCACCCCACCCGCTACCTCGAAAGCCCGAACCCTAAACCCACGCagaagcggcggcggcgcggcctcCGCCTGTCGCATGCCCGCTGCCTCCTAGCAGCCTGGGCCGCCGGCGATCGCCGGAGTCGGGGAGGGCGGCGAGCTCCCGTGCGTCGGAGAGAGATGGGGGCGGGCGGGAAGGGCTGGCCGGAGACGGCGAGCCGCGGGGTGAGGACGGCCTGGTTCATGGTGGTCATGGTGGCGTCGCTGCTCGTCGCGTCGGCGCCCGTCGTGGTGGCCGCCGGCGACGTGGCCGTCACGCTCTGGCTCGAGGCGCGCCTCGGCTGCCCGCGCTGCCGCggcctccgggaccacctccggGGGTACGCCTTCCGGAGCTCGCTCGTGGACATACCGCTCCTCTCCGTCCTTCGCTCCTTCGCCATCACCTGTAAGCTGCTCGCATTGCCTCCTTAATGCTGTTTTACTGCGCGAAACGGCGCAGGCGCTAGCAATCCTGGGGAATCTGTGTCTGTCTGGGTCGTGGTTGCTTGCTTCCCCATCCCCCGAGCGTTTTTtctttcattttctttggacaaTGAATGGAGTTTCGTTTGTCCTTGGAGCCTATTTTTGGGACTTTGAGCGCTTCGCTTAGGATTCTCCATATTTTTTGCATTTATGTATGAGGATTTGGTCACCCGAAAGCTACATCTGTGCTTGTCTTCTTTCGCTTGGGGGAGACGATCAAACTTTTAATACTAGTGGACTAGTGGAAGTATAAGTGTCGCCTGTTACTCTTCAATTCTGTACTAGTATACCAATTTATTTAGTAGTTATAAACCGCGTCATTTGCTTAAGTCCACAGCTTGAAACTTGAAAGGCATTTGAAAATTTTAGGTACAGTTACAGTCTACACCAGCCATCATCAGATTCCACTAACCTGCTAGTGTACTTGTGCAGGCGTATACCTCGTATGTGATACTTCTGGTCTCTCTCACGGCCCGTACCTTGGAACCACAACCTTCTGCTCCTTGGCTTCGCTGCTCATCTTGCTCATGAAGGCCTGCGTTTACAGTCCAGCTCAGGACATTGGGCCTGAGCTCTCGCCGTCATTGGCGGACCACAGGCTAAATATGAAGAAGCTATGGGGAATGCCTGCGCTTTTCCTGTCATCCTTGATCTTTGCTCTCGGCCATTTTGTTGTCGCTTACAGAACGAGCTGCAGGGCTCGACGAAAGCTGCTCATCCATCGCATTGACCCTGAATCGGTATGGCCTGTTCGCTTGAATCTCACTGCACATGACGGATTGCTGTTTCTGTTTGGTATTTATATGGCCTTTTCTGCTCCCTTTTCAGATTCTGGCTTACAAGAATGCCTTTCCTGGATGCTACAAGGTTCCTCGGTCGCCCACTCCGCACAGTGCGAAACTTTATTCAAGGAGCGAGAGCGAGACAAAGAGAAAAACTCTTGTGCACGATGACAGGGATATTCCAATCAGTTTTCTTGCTGATAGTGATAGCATGTTCACTGCTTGCCAGGGGATCACTGTACACTACAAAATGTCTGATCCATCAAGTTGCATACCTCCAGCTCCTGAATTGTTTCCAGAAACTAATCATGATGCTGTTTCGTCAAGCATTTCTCCTAGAAGACAGAGGCATGAGAGCCCACCAACAGCTTCCTCGAGTACCCGTCGTCTTTTGCATAGGAGCTTTAGTCATCAGTACCACCAAACATCGTTATATGCACCATTGTTGGTAGAACCGCTGACCTCTCCAACGGTGTCAGATGGCATCCCCTTTCTCAGTCTCGACGACGACAGCTTACAGGTGTGTTCGAGACCTATGGGCTTTGATCTCGAGGCTGGAGAGCACGGGAAATTTGCTGTTGTTTTGGTCCATGGGTTTGGAGGGGGAGTATTTGCATGGAGACATGTTAGTAATTTGCTTGCTCGACAAGTGGGTTGCACTGTGCTGGCCTTTGATCGCCCTGGATGGGGATTAACATCTCGACCTCGCAGAAAGGACTGGGAAGACAAGAATTTGCCAAACCCGTACGAGCTTGAGTCACAGGTGATCCATCTTACCATCTATTCATAGATTAGGTCATAATCTGTTCTTAGGGTTGCATTATGTCACCTAAACTCCTAATTAAAGTCTAGCAAGTACCAACACCAACAGCATTtaccccaaagttgcagagcaAATTTATTAATTTATTTTCACTCAAGTGAAATATTTTTTTAAATACCTCCCCCCACAAAAAATTATGGCTAACTAGGTGAAATGTTGTCTTTTCCAAAATATTCTTTGTGATAGTTAATTTTATAGTAAGTGCTATTGCCTGAATGCTTTTAGTTTCCACCCTCAGAGAGACATTTTATCTTGAGAATATTCTGTGTCATTGAGAGTTTGTCTTGTCACTGCAACTTTAAATAAATTCACTTTGAACTACGTAACCTTTCCTCTGTATTTCAAACAGCGTGATCATGTTTTAAAAACACCATTTTGTATGCCCTTGTGCAGGTTGATCTTCTGATTTCATTTTGCTTAGACATGGGCTTGGGCTCGGTCATTTTAGTTGGTCATGATGATGGCGGCTTGCTGGCACTGAGGACCGCAGAAAAGTTACGTGCTTCTGGAGATTCTAGGAAGGTACAGTATTGTGACTTTTCTTCGTCCATTGTAAATCAGCAACTTATCATAATTTTTGGATGGAAGTTTGTCGTCGTTGTAATGATCATATTAAATTAAATATTCCCCTGTGTGTTCCCAGGTTGAAGTGAAGGGAGTTGTTCTTATAGGCGTAAGCTTATCAAGAGAAGTGATTCCTGCATTTGCTCGTATACTCCTGCATACTCCTCTGAGGAAAAAGCACATGGTGCGCCCACTTCTACGTACTGAAATCACTCAGGTGATCAATCGACGAGCATGGTTTGATGCTACCAAGTTGACAACAGATGTTCTTAATCTTTACAAGGTAAACACTTGCATTAGTTTACATTTACCTTTTAATCTACCATGAAAGTCAAACCCTTGTATATAGAAGAATTACGATTTCAAACACAAATGTTTTTTTAATTCTGCCCACATTTAACTATTAATGACTGGCCTAATGAGCTTCTGCATTCAGGCTCCACTATATGTCGAGGGCTGGGACGAAGCACTCCATGAAGTAGGCCGTCTTTCATTTTCCACCGTCCTATCATCAAAAAGAGCAACGGAACTACTAAGATCGATGGAAGACCTCCCTGTTTTGGTGGTAGCAGGCTCTGAGGATGCTCTTGTTTCTCTGAAGTCAGCACAAACTATGGCTTCAGAACTTGTAAATTCTGTAAGTTGTCTACCACTTGTCCACTTCATCTTGTGCAGTCAGAGTGGCCTATATTTCTTCCACAATATATGACATAAATTCTGGCTTGATTTGCTGCATATCTAAATAAATCTGTGTTTTGCTTCTTGTTGTTGTGCAGAGGCTAGTAACTATATCAGGATGTGGTCATCTGCCACACGAAGAATGTGCCAATGCATTGCTCTCAGCTCTTTCTCCGTTCATCTCAAAATTGGTATCATCAGATGATTCATTGCAAAGATTGTAGCATACACCTGTCCATCTTCCCTTTTGAATTTTGCTCTCTTCTGTGCCCTCTACATTGAGTAGATGACCTCTAGCTGTTGCGAGTTGGTGTGAGCCCATGTTAGTTGCAAAGTAGTGGAGCCTGACCCAAAATCTCAAGGGTCCTAGAGCTCCCCTAATTTATTTTTTGGTCATATGTATTTCTGTTCCTGATCTGTTCAATTGAGCAAGTTGAATCTGTACAGCCCATGCCTGCAGTGTTCCAGTTCACGTCTACCCCAGCTCCAGCTGCTTCATTATCATTGACTAACTCCAGCGGAGCAAAATTTAATTAACAGATAGCTGAACAACAATGTGTTAGTTTTTGCTTCGCTCAAGTTCGAACTCAATTGTGTTTAGAAGCCTTCTCAATTGTGTAACATTTTGAGAATTTTACGTAACTTACGCGCGTAGTTTCTGCCTAGTATTCACAATGTAGGTTTCCATTGAATATTTGTCCCAATGATGGTTGCAAAGGGGGTACACATGTCAGCGACATGCTGAGGAGATACTATGACCCTGCATTTGAACAGATTCTGGATGGTTTTATTGGCTGTGTCACCTCCGTGGCTTCACATGCCAACATTACTTGCCTGAGCTGTGAACTGGTGGTTGGTGAGGCGTGTAAATAAAGATGTCCCAGGATCAGCCAGCCTCACGTGGCTTGTGTTGCAACAGAAATTACTCTCTGAGCCTTTACACCATATATTTAGTGCAATTTAATTTGCACACCGCTGCCttagaacaaaaataaaataaacatcAACAATTCTCATACAGCTCCTTCTGGCGTGCTATTTGCTGGCAGTCCTTCCCTATCCCAGATACATGAAAGTTCAGAGGCTATCTATCCGAAATTATGAATATGTATATAGGAGTACAAGTTTCAGACTTATCAGACGGCAGACGCCAGAGAGTAATAAACCAGCAATACAGTCTCTGTTGTATAGGAAGCACTGAAACCTAGCAGGTTGCTGGCATCATTCCTCAAGTGTCACACAGATTCAAGCGGTCAGCACTAGCAAAGATACGGAATATGAGAGAGATAATAATGACCATAATAAAATGAAGCTAGATAACCTTAATGATTTCTTTGGATAACCTGTGAAAATTCTGCATGCCTAGCAGACAAGAATTTCTATACAATGAAAATTCTGCATGCCCAGCAGACAAGAATTTCTATACAAGGTATACCCTATACCACTTCAAAAAGATTATTAATTTCACCTGCTGGGCATAACCCTATTTCACCATCTTTATCACGGTGGAGACGTGGTGGAGACGAGTCGTGGAGTAGCCATTGGTGATTTCCAGTTATTTTTTCACCATTGGCTTTTTTGTTACAAGCGTGGTTCAACATTCCCCGTTTTACCCAAATTACAGTAAACCGGAAAACGTAATTCTCTGCCTAATTTTTACCTCTTAT from Triticum urartu cultivar G1812 chromosome 3, Tu2.1, whole genome shotgun sequence encodes:
- the LOC125544284 gene encoding uncharacterized protein LOC125544284, with product MGAGGKGWPETASRGVRTAWFMVVMVASLLVASAPVVVAAGDVAVTLWLEARLGCPRCRGLRDHLRGYAFRSSLVDIPLLSVLRSFAITCVYLVCDTSGLSHGPYLGTTTFCSLASLLILLMKACVYSPAQDIGPELSPSLADHRLNMKKLWGMPALFLSSLIFALGHFVVAYRTSCRARRKLLIHRIDPESILAYKNAFPGCYKVPRSPTPHSAKLYSRSESETKRKTLVHDDRDIPISFLADSDSMFTACQGITVHYKMSDPSSCIPPAPELFPETNHDAVSSSISPRRQRHESPPTASSSTRRLLHRSFSHQYHQTSLYAPLLVEPLTSPTVSDGIPFLSLDDDSLQVCSRPMGFDLEAGEHGKFAVVLVHGFGGGVFAWRHVSNLLARQVGCTVLAFDRPGWGLTSRPRRKDWEDKNLPNPYELESQVDLLISFCLDMGLGSVILVGHDDGGLLALRTAEKLRASGDSRKVEVKGVVLIGVSLSREVIPAFARILLHTPLRKKHMVRPLLRTEITQVINRRAWFDATKLTTDVLNLYKAPLYVEGWDEALHEVGRLSFSTVLSSKRATELLRSMEDLPVLVVAGSEDALVSLKSAQTMASELVNSRLVTISGCGHLPHEECANALLSALSPFISKLVSSDDSLQRL